A section of the Streptomyces sp. V3I8 genome encodes:
- a CDS encoding protein phosphatase 2C domain-containing protein, translating to MTALARRWDILAESIQGFGKRQNQDWYACTGSGSGADPLVLAVADGHGSAAYPRSALGARFAVDRFVVLAAEFGRAAGGCREPGRLTRLMNHARNDFPRALVQAWREEALGHWSRHRPVADLGLPEPGPDEKLKLYGTTLIGAVVLPGLLTAWQIGDGDLAVVGHDGSVGRPLAPAEDDLADLGDETESLCGPQAWRAVRTHWAPVFEEARVPRLVVLSTDGLSKSFARGDGFTEFVGDLDGRLATEGVEGVRTALPDWLRHASRHSGDDTTLAAALLHPYAADTATDTRTERKTEK from the coding sequence GTGACGGCGCTCGCACGGCGCTGGGACATCCTCGCCGAAAGCATCCAGGGGTTCGGCAAACGGCAGAACCAGGACTGGTACGCGTGCACCGGCAGCGGTTCCGGCGCCGACCCCCTCGTCCTCGCGGTGGCGGACGGCCACGGTTCGGCCGCGTACCCGCGCAGCGCGCTCGGTGCACGGTTCGCCGTGGACCGGTTCGTCGTGCTCGCGGCGGAGTTCGGCCGGGCGGCCGGCGGCTGCCGGGAGCCGGGCCGGCTCACCCGGCTGATGAACCACGCCCGCAACGACTTCCCGCGCGCCCTCGTCCAGGCCTGGCGCGAGGAGGCCCTCGGGCACTGGTCGCGGCACCGCCCGGTGGCCGACCTGGGGCTGCCCGAACCCGGCCCCGACGAGAAGCTGAAGCTGTACGGGACCACCCTGATCGGCGCGGTCGTGCTGCCGGGGCTCCTGACGGCCTGGCAGATCGGCGACGGCGACCTGGCGGTGGTGGGCCACGACGGCTCGGTGGGCCGCCCGCTGGCCCCGGCCGAGGACGACCTGGCCGACCTGGGCGACGAGACCGAGTCGCTGTGCGGGCCGCAGGCGTGGCGCGCGGTGCGCACGCACTGGGCGCCCGTGTTCGAGGAGGCGCGGGTGCCGCGTCTGGTGGTGCTGTCCACGGACGGTCTGTCGAAGAGCTTCGCCCGGGGCGACGGCTTCACGGAGTTCGTCGGGGACCTGGACGGACGGCTCGCGACCGAGGGCGTCGAAGGCGTGCGGACCGCGCTGCCGGACTGGCTGCGGCACGCCTCCCGCCACTCGGGCGACGACACCACGCTGGCGGCGGCCCTCCTGCACCCGTACGCGGCGGACACCGCGACAGACACCAGGACCGAACGGAAGACGGAGAAGTAG
- a CDS encoding serine/threonine-protein kinase, whose amino-acid sequence MTGMLDSGTRLTADTGEEVQVVGMLGAGGQGEVYRVRTSAGEKALKWYYPTCATPGQDGIVRELVDRDFDDDRFLWPETYMPWHRGSFGYLMGLRPERFKGLPDLFRRRLRTSTRALLTACLYTVEAYQALHSRGIAYRDISWGNVFFDPDTGDILVCDNDNAVVEGDVSGISGTMEFMAPELVRADPGARPGTQSDLHSLAVLLFMFLMNHHPLKGKAELTIHCLDEAAERKLYGKSPLFVFDPADDSNEPDPMEHATVLATWDAAAGTLQELFRRSFTAGLHDPAVRVRESQWRDALRAVRDSVVECASCGRQNMTEPDEHRHPAPRPCWGCGSRLVLPPRLTVTTPPPRTERHVRLPRAARVHAHHLLAEPARHDYSDATLVAELVEHPAKPGRFGIANRTRDTWTGTRSDGTSQQVGPDQTVPLRSGLELELGGGVRAVVRAK is encoded by the coding sequence ATGACCGGCATGCTCGACAGCGGAACCCGCCTGACCGCGGACACCGGTGAGGAGGTCCAGGTCGTCGGCATGTTGGGGGCGGGCGGCCAGGGCGAGGTCTACCGGGTGCGGACGTCCGCCGGTGAGAAGGCCCTCAAGTGGTACTACCCGACCTGCGCGACCCCCGGGCAGGACGGGATCGTGCGGGAGCTGGTGGACCGCGATTTCGACGACGACCGCTTCCTGTGGCCCGAGACGTACATGCCGTGGCACCGCGGGTCGTTCGGGTACCTGATGGGGCTGCGGCCCGAGCGGTTCAAGGGACTGCCCGACCTGTTCCGCCGCCGGCTGCGCACCAGTACGCGCGCGTTGCTGACGGCCTGCCTCTACACCGTGGAGGCGTACCAGGCGCTCCACTCGCGCGGCATCGCCTACCGGGACATCTCCTGGGGCAACGTCTTCTTCGACCCGGACACCGGCGACATCCTCGTCTGCGACAACGACAACGCGGTGGTGGAGGGCGACGTGAGCGGCATCTCCGGGACGATGGAGTTCATGGCGCCCGAGCTGGTGCGCGCCGATCCCGGGGCCCGTCCCGGTACCCAGTCCGACCTGCACTCGCTGGCCGTCCTGCTGTTCATGTTCCTGATGAACCACCATCCGCTGAAGGGGAAGGCGGAGCTGACGATCCACTGCCTGGACGAGGCGGCCGAGCGGAAGCTGTACGGGAAGAGCCCGCTGTTCGTCTTCGACCCGGCGGACGACTCCAACGAGCCGGACCCGATGGAACACGCGACGGTGCTGGCCACCTGGGACGCCGCCGCGGGCACGCTGCAGGAACTGTTCCGGCGCAGCTTCACGGCCGGACTGCACGATCCGGCGGTCCGGGTACGGGAGTCGCAGTGGCGCGACGCGCTGCGCGCCGTACGGGACTCGGTGGTGGAGTGCGCGTCCTGCGGGCGGCAGAACATGACGGAGCCGGACGAGCACCGGCACCCGGCGCCCCGCCCGTGCTGGGGCTGCGGCTCCCGGCTGGTGCTGCCGCCGCGCCTGACGGTGACCACTCCCCCGCCGCGCACCGAACGCCACGTCCGGCTGCCGCGCGCGGCCCGCGTGCACGCCCACCATCTGCTGGCCGAGCCCGCCCGGCACGACTACTCGGACGCGACCCTCGTGGCCGAGCTGGTGGAACACCCCGCGAAGCCGGGCCGTTTCGGTATCGCGAACCGCACCCGGGACACCTGGACGGGCACCCGCTCGGACGGCACGTCCCAGCAGGTCGGCCCCGATCAGACGGTGCCGCTGCGCTCGGGGCTGGAGCTGGAGCTGGGCGGCGGGGTCAGGGCGGTCGTACGGGCCAAGTGA
- a CDS encoding ketopantoate reductase family protein produces the protein MRYIIIGAGAVGGAVGGRLAESGHDVVLVARGAQYEALRERGLRLVTPEGPRTHRLPTVDGPGALGELRADDVLVLAVKTQDSVAALDAWAPAPVAGGGTAAARLPLFCAQNGVESQRLALRRFRRVYGVCVWLPATFVEPGEVSAAGTPLTGILHLGRFPHGTDDTARAVAADLATSRFEAPVVADVTRWQYAKLLANLANAVEAVSGVTGGEESAALNRRVRAEGEAVLTAAGIPYASAAEQKEARADKMRLVPLDGGPERGGGSSWQSLDRGTGTIEADYLNGEIALLGRLHGVPTPLNELLQRLAGDFARERRAAGSMPVTELVRLAGDAAASANSGTDGPPCP, from the coding sequence ATGCGCTACATCATCATCGGAGCAGGGGCCGTGGGCGGGGCGGTCGGCGGCCGGCTCGCCGAGTCGGGGCACGACGTGGTGCTGGTCGCGCGCGGCGCCCAGTACGAGGCGCTGCGCGAGCGCGGACTGCGGCTCGTGACGCCCGAGGGGCCGCGCACCCACCGGCTGCCCACCGTCGACGGTCCCGGCGCCCTCGGCGAACTGCGCGCGGACGACGTCCTCGTGCTCGCCGTCAAGACGCAGGACAGCGTGGCGGCGCTGGACGCGTGGGCACCCGCACCCGTCGCGGGCGGCGGTACGGCGGCCGCAAGGCTGCCGTTGTTCTGCGCCCAGAACGGCGTGGAGAGCCAGCGGCTCGCACTGCGCCGTTTCCGGCGGGTGTACGGCGTGTGCGTGTGGCTGCCCGCCACCTTCGTCGAGCCGGGTGAGGTGTCGGCGGCCGGCACGCCCCTCACCGGCATCCTGCACCTGGGCCGCTTCCCGCACGGCACGGACGACACCGCGCGGGCCGTCGCCGCCGACCTGGCCACCTCCCGCTTCGAGGCGCCGGTGGTGGCCGACGTGACGCGCTGGCAGTACGCCAAACTGCTCGCCAACCTCGCCAACGCCGTCGAGGCGGTCAGCGGCGTGACCGGCGGCGAGGAGTCCGCCGCGCTCAACCGCCGGGTACGCGCGGAGGGCGAGGCCGTGCTCACCGCCGCCGGCATCCCGTACGCCTCGGCCGCGGAGCAGAAGGAGGCCCGCGCCGACAAGATGCGCCTCGTGCCCCTCGACGGCGGCCCGGAGCGGGGCGGCGGCTCGTCCTGGCAGTCGCTCGACCGGGGCACCGGCACCATCGAGGCCGACTACCTCAACGGGGAGATCGCCCTCCTCGGCCGGTTGCACGGCGTACCGACCCCGCTCAACGAACTCCTGCAGCGCCTCGCCGGCGACTTCGCGCGCGAACGGCGGGCGGCCGGCTCGATGCCGGTGACCGAGCTGGTCCGGCTGGCCGGCGACGCCGCCGCATCCGCCAACTCCGGGACAGACGGCCCCCCGTGTCCATAG
- a CDS encoding DUF1697 domain-containing protein: protein MGTTGTTRYAALLRGINVGGSRKVPMAELRTLLQDLGYADVGTYLQSGNAVFSSGHGDADSLAAQVSAALAEHFGFPVDVLVRDHAYLRAVLDACPFPAAELEARQLHATYFSAPVAPDRFGSLDQQAFRPEEFRLGDRVLYLYAPDGLGRSELAQALSRPRLTKGVVATTRNWNTVVKLVELTGG from the coding sequence GTGGGGACCACGGGCACGACCAGGTACGCGGCGCTGCTGCGCGGAATCAACGTGGGCGGCAGCAGGAAAGTGCCGATGGCCGAGCTGCGCACCCTGCTCCAGGATCTCGGGTACGCCGACGTGGGCACGTACCTGCAGAGCGGGAACGCCGTCTTCTCCAGCGGCCACGGCGACGCGGACTCGCTCGCCGCGCAGGTGTCGGCGGCCCTCGCCGAGCACTTCGGGTTCCCGGTCGACGTGCTCGTGCGCGACCACGCGTACCTGCGGGCCGTCCTCGACGCCTGCCCGTTCCCGGCCGCCGAACTGGAGGCCAGGCAGCTGCACGCGACGTACTTCTCGGCGCCCGTCGCACCCGACCGCTTCGGGTCGCTCGACCAGCAGGCCTTCCGGCCCGAGGAGTTCCGCCTGGGCGACCGCGTCCTCTACCTGTACGCGCCCGACGGGCTCGGCCGCTCCGAACTGGCGCAGGCCCTGTCGCGGCCCCGGCTGACGAAGGGCGTCGTCGCCACCACGCGCAACTGGAACACCGTCGTCAAACTCGTCGAGCTGACCGGCGGCTGA
- a CDS encoding MMPL family transporter encodes MGNGDTRVRGIAARAGGWSARHRWAAVGIWVLFVVLAMGLGSAAGTVELKDSEQLGGETGQAAAISERAGVDEPAGETVLLQGRDAGLKATDTEFRAAVAAVIEAVEGTGRVTDVTSPYETRTISKDGRSALVQFDMRGDADTAGERVEPVLKAVEKVQKDHEALRIEEIGGASMNKTFDDAFGDDFQQAEFSAVPVALGILLVAFGALVAALVPVLLAITAIMATMGLMMIVSHVQPMDDTSSSVMLLVGLAVGVDYCLFYLRREREERAAGRDPETALRIAAATSGRAIIVSGVTVCVAMAGMLFTGIATFKAMGLASLMVVAVAMVGSVTVLPAVLSLLGTRVEKGRIPFLHPDKRRRNKQGSGNGSEGGSRFWTSVLRVVLARPAVSLAVAGGVLLAIAAPALGMKTQNLTLDQEFGDSLPIVATYQRVNDAFPGGSDPAEVVVKADDINSAEVKSAIADFRERAVSSGASRGPVDVKVHDAQNIAFVYVPLVGGSDLDKAEKSLTIIRDEVRPATLGKVDGVQAPVSGQVAGSKDFNDQLGSAVAPVFVFVVVFAFLLMLLSFRSLTIAITSIVLNLLSVGAAYGILVAVFQHGWGASLVGAEGVGAIITWLPLFLFVILFGLSMDYHVFVVSRIREARLRGLTTRDAIQHGVVTTAGVITSAAVIMVAVFAIFGTLSMQSMKQMGVGLAAAVLIDATIIRGVLLPAVMALLGERNWYFPKWLNRLPDLSHDESFEEPPSPPAVAGEKVSV; translated from the coding sequence ATGGGGAACGGAGACACGCGGGTACGGGGCATAGCGGCCCGGGCCGGCGGCTGGAGCGCCCGGCACCGCTGGGCAGCCGTCGGGATCTGGGTGCTGTTCGTCGTTCTGGCGATGGGGCTCGGCTCGGCGGCGGGCACGGTCGAGCTCAAGGACAGCGAACAGCTCGGGGGCGAGACGGGACAGGCCGCGGCCATCTCGGAGCGGGCGGGGGTCGACGAGCCGGCCGGGGAGACCGTGCTCCTCCAGGGCCGGGACGCGGGCCTGAAGGCGACCGACACCGAGTTCCGCGCCGCCGTCGCGGCCGTGATCGAGGCGGTCGAGGGCACCGGCAGGGTGACCGACGTGACCTCGCCCTACGAGACGAGGACGATCTCGAAGGACGGCCGCAGCGCGCTGGTGCAGTTCGACATGCGCGGCGACGCGGACACGGCGGGCGAGCGGGTGGAGCCCGTGCTGAAGGCCGTCGAGAAGGTCCAGAAGGACCATGAGGCGCTGCGGATCGAGGAGATCGGCGGCGCCAGCATGAACAAGACGTTCGACGACGCGTTCGGCGACGACTTCCAGCAGGCCGAGTTCTCCGCCGTGCCGGTGGCCCTCGGCATCCTGCTCGTCGCGTTCGGCGCGCTGGTGGCGGCCCTGGTGCCGGTACTGCTGGCGATCACCGCGATCATGGCCACGATGGGCCTGATGATGATCGTCAGCCATGTCCAGCCGATGGACGACACGTCCAGTTCCGTGATGCTGCTCGTCGGGCTCGCGGTCGGCGTCGACTACTGCCTGTTCTACCTGCGGCGCGAGCGCGAGGAACGCGCGGCGGGCCGGGACCCCGAGACCGCGCTGCGCATCGCCGCGGCGACCAGCGGCCGGGCCATCATCGTCTCCGGCGTCACGGTGTGCGTCGCGATGGCGGGCATGCTGTTCACCGGCATCGCCACCTTCAAGGCCATGGGCCTCGCCTCGCTGATGGTCGTGGCGGTCGCCATGGTCGGTTCGGTGACCGTGCTGCCGGCGGTGCTCTCGCTGCTCGGCACGCGGGTCGAGAAGGGCCGCATCCCGTTCCTGCACCCGGACAAGCGCCGCAGGAACAAGCAGGGCTCCGGCAACGGGTCCGAGGGCGGCAGCCGCTTCTGGACGAGCGTCCTGCGCGTGGTGCTGGCCAGGCCGGCGGTCTCGCTGGCCGTCGCGGGAGGCGTACTGCTCGCCATCGCGGCCCCCGCGCTCGGCATGAAGACCCAGAACCTCACGCTGGACCAGGAGTTCGGCGACTCGCTGCCGATCGTGGCGACGTACCAGCGGGTGAACGATGCCTTCCCCGGCGGTTCCGACCCGGCCGAGGTGGTCGTCAAGGCCGACGACATCAACTCCGCCGAGGTGAAGTCCGCCATCGCCGACTTCCGCGAGCGGGCGGTCAGTTCGGGTGCCTCGCGCGGTCCGGTCGACGTCAAGGTGCACGACGCGCAGAACATCGCCTTCGTGTACGTGCCGTTGGTGGGCGGCTCCGACCTCGACAAGGCCGAGAAGAGCCTGACGATCATCCGCGACGAGGTCCGTCCCGCGACGCTCGGCAAGGTCGACGGAGTACAGGCGCCGGTCTCCGGCCAGGTCGCGGGGTCGAAGGACTTCAACGACCAACTCGGCAGCGCGGTGGCCCCGGTCTTCGTCTTCGTCGTGGTCTTCGCCTTCCTGCTGATGCTGCTGTCGTTCCGCTCGCTGACGATCGCGATCACCTCGATCGTCCTCAACCTGCTGTCGGTCGGTGCGGCGTACGGCATCCTGGTCGCCGTCTTCCAGCACGGCTGGGGCGCGTCGCTGGTGGGCGCCGAGGGGGTCGGCGCGATCATCACCTGGCTGCCGCTGTTCCTCTTCGTGATCCTCTTCGGGCTCTCGATGGACTACCACGTGTTCGTGGTCTCGCGGATCCGTGAGGCGCGGCTGCGGGGGCTGACGACGCGGGACGCCATCCAGCACGGGGTGGTCACCACGGCCGGTGTCATCACCAGCGCCGCCGTCATCATGGTCGCCGTCTTCGCGATCTTCGGCACGCTGTCCATGCAGTCCATGAAGCAGATGGGCGTGGGCCTCGCCGCGGCGGTCCTGATCGACGCGACGATCATCCGCGGTGTGCTGCTCCCGGCGGTCATGGCCCTGCTCGGCGAACGCAACTGGTACTTCCCGAAGTGGCTGAACCGCCTGCCGGACCTCAGCCACGACGAGTCGTTCGAGGAGCCGCCGTCGCCGCCGGCGGTCGCGGGGGAGAAGGTGAGCGTCTGA
- a CDS encoding CDP-alcohol phosphatidyltransferase family protein produces the protein MRRDIPPLAEVRRITEKKRDAWWTVLLVDPVATPLVRLTAKYTRITPNQITWGAFLLGLVSAAFFAFGDWRWLVAGAFVYHLSFILDCMDGKVARLTGQGSVFGAWLDFVFDRIRVAVCGVALMAGQYDRTGETIYIWLAAAVVFLDTLRYINGLEIFKIRHTMRKQIKSRVREARRAENSAELAFMEDLLRNNPEADIEQDIRQAATAAPAAAAVAAATEETTAAEAGTTAGAATEAETEAQTQARTPARVIDLHQEFRHRFPVYLRARSFFLRHRIRTHLVSGIEFQMGVFILGPLFDSVIEATVVSGALLLVFELAIIYKLLLSTRDFTRTIDSFDREEVATAA, from the coding sequence ATGCGCCGTGACATACCGCCCCTCGCAGAGGTGCGCCGCATCACCGAGAAGAAGCGGGACGCCTGGTGGACCGTGCTTCTCGTCGACCCGGTCGCCACCCCGCTGGTGCGGCTCACCGCGAAGTACACGCGGATCACACCGAACCAGATCACCTGGGGCGCGTTCCTCCTCGGCCTGGTCTCGGCGGCGTTCTTCGCGTTCGGTGACTGGCGGTGGCTGGTCGCCGGCGCGTTCGTCTATCACCTGAGTTTCATCCTGGACTGCATGGACGGGAAGGTGGCCCGTCTCACCGGCCAGGGGTCCGTCTTCGGCGCCTGGCTGGACTTCGTCTTCGACCGCATCCGGGTGGCGGTGTGCGGAGTCGCGCTGATGGCCGGGCAGTACGACCGCACCGGCGAGACGATCTACATCTGGCTGGCCGCGGCCGTCGTCTTCCTCGACACGCTGCGCTACATCAACGGCCTGGAGATCTTCAAGATCCGCCACACCATGCGCAAGCAGATCAAGTCGCGGGTGCGGGAGGCCCGGCGCGCGGAGAACTCCGCGGAACTCGCCTTCATGGAGGACCTGCTCCGCAACAACCCCGAGGCGGACATCGAACAGGACATCCGCCAGGCGGCGACGGCCGCACCGGCAGCGGCGGCCGTGGCGGCGGCGACCGAGGAGACGACGGCGGCGGAAGCGGGAACGACGGCAGGAGCGGCAACGGAGGCGGAGACCGAGGCACAGACGCAGGCGAGGACGCCAGCCCGGGTGATCGACCTCCACCAGGAGTTCCGGCACCGCTTCCCGGTCTATCTCCGCGCCCGCTCCTTCTTCCTGCGCCACCGCATCCGTACCCACCTGGTGAGCGGTATCGAGTTCCAGATGGGTGTCTTCATCCTCGGCCCGCTGTTCGACTCGGTCATCGAGGCGACCGTCGTCTCCGGAGCTCTGCTCCTCGTCTTCGAACTCGCCATCATCTACAAACTGCTGCTCTCCACCCGCGACTTCACGCGCACGATCGACTCCTTCGACCGTGAGGAGGTCGCCACCGCGGCCTGA
- the mgt gene encoding macrolide-inactivating glycosyltransferase: MTTPRLTPTPAHIAMFSIAAHGHVNPSLEVIRELVARGHRVTYAIPPAFAGKVAETGAEPKLWKSTLPAPDDDPAAWGTTLLDNVEPFLADAVQALPQLVAAYEGDEPDLVLHDITSYPARVLAHRWGVPAVSLSPNLVAWEGYEEEVAAPMWAEPKRTERGRAYYARFQAWLDENGVGLDPDSFGGRPDRSLVLIPKALQPNADRVDESVYTFVGACQGDRTAQGAWRRPDGAERVVLVSLGSSFTKQPAFYRACVKAFGDLPGWHLVLQIGKHVDPAELGELPANVEVHDWVPQLAILKQADAFVTHAGAGGSQEGMATATPMVCVPQAVDQFGNADVLRSLGVARYLPMEEATADALREAVLAIADDPEAARNLKRIQAEMAAEGGTSRAADLIEAEIPRGRR, encoded by the coding sequence ATGACCACCCCACGCCTCACCCCCACCCCCGCCCACATCGCCATGTTCTCCATCGCCGCCCACGGGCACGTGAACCCGAGCCTGGAGGTGATCCGGGAGCTCGTCGCCCGGGGGCACCGGGTCACGTACGCGATCCCGCCCGCCTTCGCCGGCAAGGTCGCCGAGACGGGCGCCGAGCCGAAGCTGTGGAAGTCGACGCTGCCGGCACCCGACGACGACCCCGCGGCCTGGGGAACCACGCTCCTGGACAACGTGGAGCCCTTCCTGGCGGACGCCGTCCAGGCGCTCCCGCAGCTCGTCGCGGCGTACGAGGGCGACGAGCCGGACCTCGTACTGCACGACATCACCTCGTACCCGGCCCGCGTCCTCGCCCACCGCTGGGGCGTCCCGGCCGTCTCGCTCTCGCCGAACCTCGTCGCCTGGGAGGGGTACGAGGAGGAGGTCGCCGCACCCATGTGGGCGGAGCCGAAGCGGACCGAGCGGGGCCGCGCGTACTACGCCCGCTTCCAGGCCTGGCTGGACGAGAACGGGGTCGGTCTGGACCCCGACTCGTTCGGCGGCCGCCCCGACCGCTCCCTGGTCCTGATCCCGAAGGCGCTCCAGCCGAACGCCGACCGGGTCGACGAGTCCGTGTACACGTTCGTCGGCGCCTGCCAGGGCGACCGCACCGCCCAGGGCGCATGGCGGCGGCCCGACGGCGCCGAACGCGTCGTCCTCGTGTCGCTGGGCTCCAGCTTCACCAAGCAGCCCGCCTTCTACCGTGCGTGCGTGAAGGCGTTCGGCGACCTGCCCGGCTGGCACCTCGTGCTGCAGATCGGCAAGCACGTCGACCCGGCCGAACTCGGCGAGCTCCCGGCGAACGTGGAGGTCCACGACTGGGTCCCGCAGCTCGCGATCCTCAAGCAGGCCGACGCCTTCGTCACGCACGCCGGAGCCGGCGGCAGCCAGGAGGGCATGGCGACCGCCACGCCCATGGTCTGCGTACCCCAGGCCGTCGACCAGTTCGGCAACGCGGACGTGCTCCGGTCGCTCGGCGTCGCCCGGTACCTGCCGATGGAGGAGGCGACCGCCGACGCCCTGCGCGAGGCCGTCCTCGCGATCGCCGACGACCCGGAGGCCGCGCGGAACCTCAAGAGGATCCAGGCGGAGATGGCGGCCGAAGGCGGCACCTCGCGCGCCGCGGACCTCATCGAGGCGGAAATTCCCCGAGGGCGCCGATGA
- a CDS encoding ABC transporter substrate-binding protein produces MRARWPAVVAVGLLLVAGSGCSDGGNGSQDGRITLRFQSLAWQKESVDVNRELVREWNAAHPDIEVEYVQGSWDSVHDQLLTSFEGGEAPDIIHDASDDLADFAYGGYLADLSGLLSDRLTSDIPERSWETTTFGDGVYGVPFLQEPRVLIANAEWLERSGVRIPTPEKPWSWSEFRTVTDELGGGGDGKGDGDGDGKYGVAWPLKEPVSATLNLSLSAGGRLFHRGDDGKVRIRFDEGDAVVPRTIHDQVDTDGSAPRSTLGSGGSDTLPGFFGGKYAMVPLGFSYRQQIVQQAPKGFEWRVLPAPAGADGLVQGVSPQTLSVAADSPHQEEAAAFIDFLLRPRNMVRLALGDWMLPTGTAALRAPALRGEADGWATGVALAGRLRSAPAQSVRGYPEWKDKVATPALQEYYSGAIGLGELRRRLVTDGNLVLNRYQR; encoded by the coding sequence ATGCGCGCACGATGGCCGGCCGTGGTGGCCGTGGGACTGCTGCTCGTCGCGGGCTCCGGCTGTTCCGACGGCGGGAACGGCTCGCAGGACGGGCGGATCACGCTCCGGTTCCAGTCCCTGGCCTGGCAGAAGGAGTCCGTCGACGTCAACAGGGAACTGGTGCGGGAGTGGAACGCCGCGCATCCGGACATCGAGGTCGAGTACGTGCAGGGCTCCTGGGACAGCGTCCACGACCAGCTGCTCACCTCCTTCGAGGGCGGTGAGGCGCCGGACATCATCCACGACGCCTCGGACGACCTGGCGGACTTCGCGTACGGCGGGTATCTCGCGGATCTGAGCGGTCTGCTGTCCGACCGGCTCACGTCCGACATCCCGGAGCGCAGCTGGGAGACGACGACCTTCGGGGACGGGGTCTACGGCGTGCCGTTCCTCCAGGAACCGCGCGTCCTGATCGCCAACGCCGAGTGGCTGGAGAGGTCGGGGGTACGGATCCCGACCCCCGAGAAGCCGTGGAGCTGGAGCGAGTTCCGGACCGTCACCGACGAACTGGGCGGCGGCGGGGACGGGAAGGGGGACGGGGACGGGGACGGGAAGTACGGGGTGGCCTGGCCGCTCAAGGAGCCCGTGTCGGCCACGCTCAACCTGTCCCTGTCGGCCGGCGGGCGGCTGTTCCACCGCGGGGACGACGGAAAGGTGCGGATCCGGTTCGACGAGGGGGACGCGGTGGTGCCGCGCACCATCCACGACCAGGTCGACACCGACGGCAGCGCGCCGCGTTCGACGCTCGGCAGCGGGGGGTCCGACACGCTTCCGGGGTTCTTCGGCGGGAAGTACGCGATGGTTCCGCTCGGGTTCTCCTACCGGCAGCAGATCGTGCAGCAGGCGCCGAAGGGGTTCGAATGGCGGGTGCTGCCCGCTCCCGCGGGGGCGGACGGGCTCGTTCAGGGGGTGAGCCCGCAGACGCTGTCCGTCGCCGCGGACAGTCCGCACCAGGAGGAGGCCGCGGCCTTCATCGACTTCCTGCTGCGGCCGCGGAACATGGTGCGGCTCGCCCTGGGGGACTGGATGCTGCCGACCGGGACGGCGGCGTTGCGGGCGCCGGCGCTGCGGGGCGAGGCCGACGGGTGGGCGACCGGGGTCGCGTTGGCGGGGCGGCTGCGGTCGGCTCCGGCGCAGTCCGTGCGGGGGTATCCGGAGTGGAAGGACAAGGTGGCCACGCCCGCGCTCCAGGAGTACTACAGCGGGGCGATCGGGCTGGGGGAACTGCGGCGGCGCCTGGTGACGGACGGCAACCTGGTCCTGAACCGCTACCAGCGGTGA
- a CDS encoding carbohydrate ABC transporter permease: protein MRTSGRTRAGQYAALFAYLVFLAFPFLWLVSTAFKPPRELGSLHPAWLPQDPTLDNFRQAFDEQPLLRAAANSLVAALGAAVIAVLIATPMAYVMARHRTRLAKAATGWVVVSQAFPFVLVIIPLFLVLKNLRLIDSVGGLVMVYVVWALPFALWMLVGYVRAVPAELEEAAAVDGAGRVRTLVSITAPLLAPGIVATGLFAFISAWNEFFFALVLLKSPEKQTLPVVLTHFLGAEGVADLGPLAAAAFLATVPSLVVFALIQKRLTGGMFAGAVKN, encoded by the coding sequence GTGAGGACGAGCGGAAGGACCCGCGCCGGCCAGTACGCCGCGCTCTTCGCGTACCTGGTCTTCCTCGCCTTCCCGTTCCTGTGGCTGGTCTCCACCGCCTTCAAGCCGCCGCGCGAGCTGGGCAGCCTGCACCCGGCCTGGCTGCCCCAGGACCCGACCCTCGACAACTTCCGCCAGGCCTTCGACGAACAGCCGCTGCTGCGGGCCGCGGCGAACTCCCTGGTCGCGGCGCTCGGGGCGGCGGTGATCGCCGTACTGATCGCCACCCCGATGGCGTACGTCATGGCCCGGCACCGCACCCGGCTCGCGAAGGCGGCGACCGGCTGGGTCGTGGTCAGCCAGGCGTTCCCGTTCGTGCTGGTGATCATCCCGCTGTTCCTCGTCCTGAAGAACCTGCGGCTGATCGACTCCGTGGGCGGGCTGGTCATGGTCTACGTGGTGTGGGCCCTGCCGTTCGCGCTGTGGATGCTCGTGGGGTACGTGCGGGCGGTGCCGGCCGAGCTGGAGGAGGCCGCGGCGGTGGACGGCGCGGGCCGGGTGCGCACGCTCGTCTCGATCACCGCGCCGCTCCTCGCGCCCGGCATCGTGGCCACGGGCCTGTTCGCGTTCATCAGCGCCTGGAACGAGTTCTTCTTCGCGCTGGTGCTCCTCAAGAGCCCGGAGAAACAGACCCTGCCCGTCGTCCTCACCCATTTCCTCGGCGCGGAGGGCGTGGCGGACCTCGGCCCGCTCGCCGCCGCCGCGTTCCTGGCGACCGTTCCGTCACTGGTGGTCTTCGCGCTCATCCAGAAACGGCTCACGGGCGGGATGTTCGCGGGCGCGGTGAAGAACTGA